One window of Mesorhizobium sp. WSM4904 genomic DNA carries:
- a CDS encoding carbohydrate ABC transporter permease, producing the protein MAILKRAAFYLLVAVIIFIAVFPFYYAIATSLKSGTELFEANLWPHTISLANYRNVITEGTFLRNLVNSLVVSGAVVLISLLLGVTAAYSLARIRFRGRAALMLGILSVSMFPQVAVLAGLFEMIRWAGLYNSLIALIFSYMIFTLPFTVWVLTTFVRDLPVEIEEAAILDGATPWIIITRVFLPLMWPALATTGMLAFIGAWNEFLFALTFTSNNAQRTVPVAIALLSGTSQFEIPWGNIMAASVIVTVPLVVLVLIFQRKIVSGLTAGGVKG; encoded by the coding sequence ATGGCGATCCTGAAACGCGCGGCCTTCTATCTGCTGGTGGCAGTGATCATCTTCATCGCGGTCTTCCCGTTCTACTACGCCATCGCCACCAGCCTGAAATCGGGAACGGAGCTCTTCGAGGCGAACCTGTGGCCGCATACGATCAGCCTCGCCAACTACCGGAACGTGATCACCGAAGGCACCTTCCTGCGCAATCTCGTGAACTCGCTGGTCGTCTCGGGCGCGGTCGTGCTGATCTCGCTGCTGCTCGGCGTCACCGCCGCCTATTCGCTGGCGCGCATCCGTTTTCGCGGCCGTGCGGCGCTGATGCTCGGCATCCTGTCGGTCTCGATGTTCCCGCAGGTGGCGGTGCTGGCCGGCCTGTTCGAGATGATCCGCTGGGCCGGCCTCTACAATTCGCTGATCGCGCTGATCTTCTCCTACATGATCTTCACCCTGCCGTTCACCGTCTGGGTGCTCACCACCTTCGTGCGCGACCTGCCGGTCGAGATCGAGGAAGCGGCGATCCTGGACGGCGCCACACCCTGGATCATCATCACCCGCGTCTTCCTGCCTTTGATGTGGCCGGCCTTGGCGACGACGGGCATGCTCGCCTTCATCGGCGCCTGGAACGAGTTCCTGTTCGCGCTGACCTTCACTTCCAACAATGCGCAGCGCACCGTGCCAGTGGCGATCGCGCTGCTTTCCGGCACCTCGCAGTTCGAAATTCCGTGGGGCAACATCATGGCCGCGTCGGTGATCGTCACCGTGCCGCTGGTGGTGCTGGTGCTGATCTTCCAGCGCAAGATCGTTTCCGGTCTCACCGCCGGCGGGGTCAAGGGATAG
- a CDS encoding DUF899 family protein gives MITFPNESAKYRAAREKLLQKEIELRRAMEAVAAARRALPPGGLVSHDYLFDGLDGEGRATRVSLSDLFQPGKDSLILYQMMFPRHPQETRAVAASGETAKLARADQPCPSCTALLDQLDGAVGHLEAAGFNFAVVAKTALDNLTALGRDRGWKNMRLVSSAGNSFKRDYNSETSDGAQIPLLSVFRRDDDGIRHFWSSELGFAPTEPGQDPRAIGTCEILWNLMDFTPDGRPDWHEQLQYSERAAEASCH, from the coding sequence ATGATCACCTTTCCCAACGAATCCGCCAAATATCGCGCCGCCCGCGAGAAGCTCCTGCAAAAGGAAATCGAGCTGCGCCGCGCCATGGAAGCCGTGGCCGCGGCCAGACGCGCGCTGCCGCCGGGTGGGCTGGTGTCGCACGACTATCTCTTCGACGGGCTGGACGGCGAGGGCAGGGCGACGCGGGTCAGCCTGTCCGACCTGTTCCAGCCGGGCAAGGACTCGCTGATCCTCTACCAGATGATGTTTCCGCGCCATCCGCAGGAAACGCGCGCCGTGGCGGCGAGCGGCGAGACGGCGAAGCTTGCCCGAGCGGACCAGCCATGCCCGTCCTGCACCGCGCTGCTCGACCAGCTGGACGGCGCCGTCGGCCATCTGGAGGCGGCGGGCTTCAACTTCGCCGTGGTGGCGAAGACCGCGCTCGACAATCTGACGGCGCTCGGCCGCGACCGCGGCTGGAAGAACATGCGGCTCGTCTCCTCGGCCGGCAACAGCTTCAAGCGCGACTACAATTCCGAGACCAGCGACGGCGCGCAGATACCGCTGCTTTCGGTGTTCCGGCGCGACGACGACGGCATCCGTCATTTCTGGTCGTCGGAGCTTGGCTTCGCGCCGACCGAGCCCGGCCAGGATCCGCGCGCGATCGGCACCTGCGAGATCCTGTGGAACCTGATGGATTTCACTCCGGACGGCCGCCCGGACTGGCAC